In Candidatus Tanganyikabacteria bacterium, the sequence GAAGCTGAAACCCCTCTACCGGCAGGACGGCTTTCCCGATCTGGCCGGGGTCATGCCCGACCGGTCGATCTTCGCCGGCAAGCGCTACGGCGCGGTGCGGATGGTCCAGTACGGCCGCGGGTGCCGCTACGCCTGCGAGTTCTGCTCGATTCGCGCCTTCTACGGCGACAACCTGCGCCACCGCCCGGTGCGCGAGGTAGTCGAGGAAATAGAACGCCTCGCGCCCAGGCACGTCTTCCTGGTGGACGATAACGTCTTCATCGACGTGCCCAAGGCCAAGGAACTGTTTCGCGCCCTGATCCCGCTGCGGATCCAGTGGTCCACGCAGGTGTCCATCGACATCGCGCACGATCCCGAACTCATGCGCCTCCTGGAGCAGAGCGGCTGCACGGCCGCCACCGTGGGCTTCGAGTCGCTGGACATCGACAACCTTCGCCAGATGCGCAAGGCCTGGAACGTCAAGCACCAGGACTACCAGACGTCCATCCGCATCCTCCAGGACGCCGGGATCATGATCTTCGGGACCTTCGTGATGGGCTACGATCGCGACAAGCCGGAGGCCTTCGACGCCACGGTCGAGTTCGCCATCCGCAACAAGTTCTTCCTGGCGCACTTCAACCCCCTGACGCCCACGCCCGGCGCGGCGCTCTACGATCGGCTGCGAGCCGAGGGGCGTCTGCTGTACGACCGGTGGTGGCTCGATCCCGCGTACCGCTACGGCAGCGCCACGTACCGGCCGGCGGGCATGACCCCGGAGGAGCTCACGGCGGGGTGCTACCGGGCGCGATCCCGGTTCAATGCGCTTTCGTCCCTGGCTTACCGCGCCCTGGACTCCCGCACTCACCTCCGCTCGGCCCATCGCCTGGGGATCTTCCTGGGCGCCAACCTGATCTCCCGGCGCGAGATCCACTCCAAGCAGGGTCTGCCGCTGGGCGGCGCTGACCCGCTGGATGTCTCCCCCCTGCAGACCGCCAACAGGTGCCTGGCTTGAAGATCACCTTCGTCAAACCCAACATCGGCCGCATGGAGCACAGCCTCTACGTGGACGAGGGCCGCATGGAGCCGCTGCAACTGGGAGTGCTGGCCGGCCTCACCCCGCCGGACGTCGAGTGCGTGCTCTACGACGACCGCCTGGAGCCCATTCCCTACGACGAGCCCACCGACCTGGTGGCCATCACGGTCGAGATCTACACGGCGCGGCGGGCGTACGAGATCGCCGCCGAGTTCCGGGCGCGGGGCGTCAAGGTGGTCATGGGCGGCTTCCAGCCGACCCTGCTGCCCGACGAGTGCCTG encodes:
- a CDS encoding B12-binding domain-containing radical SAM protein codes for the protein MRILFIRPNLIETRSTDALEPLCFAILKSLTPGDVEVALYDEQLEPIPFDAPADLVALTVETYTARRAYQIAGEFRKRGVPVVMGGYHPTFLPDEALCFADSVAIGDAEGTWPEIVADARKGKLKPLYRQDGFPDLAGVMPDRSIFAGKRYGAVRMVQYGRGCRYACEFCSIRAFYGDNLRHRPVREVVEEIERLAPRHVFLVDDNVFIDVPKAKELFRALIPLRIQWSTQVSIDIAHDPELMRLLEQSGCTAATVGFESLDIDNLRQMRKAWNVKHQDYQTSIRILQDAGIMIFGTFVMGYDRDKPEAFDATVEFAIRNKFFLAHFNPLTPTPGAALYDRLRAEGRLLYDRWWLDPAYRYGSATYRPAGMTPEELTAGCYRARSRFNALSSLAYRALDSRTHLRSAHRLGIFLGANLISRREIHSKQGLPLGGADPLDVSPLQTANRCLA